A window of the Tripterygium wilfordii isolate XIE 37 chromosome 12, ASM1340144v1, whole genome shotgun sequence genome harbors these coding sequences:
- the LOC120010870 gene encoding ubiquitin carboxyl-terminal hydrolase 16-like: protein MHVAGDLGFSSLVLVFCLVFPVIGLVIRRKWRFASARQEEIKRLLILASTEARRAEEEAFASYGVLPPPSTNYQCAVCLSPTTTRCARCKAVRYCSGKCQIVHWRQGHKEECRPPGATCRINNGGNDGDQKVTSDQHESFGERFEMEYHECSKPIENGYGESAFSGSSYSPEVLRSKDEDIKVEFDAVGIATDLTSESSSTSFSGFSATSSSNESSDDLSVSENVSLNENEGSTGYLSAETSHAIKVDQTEFLSSNFTNLVESVDSFNKLGKLNNNKSSSGNRGSPHASNKSSVLSQTPTSENSNAKPSKISAGFWGRALDTNRSPSQAFSDTAVSSSNRAGRGVLSDSESLAPFSFNFSGDNLHLQTEYSVEKDVGTGDVLPASCAINKPADTAATSENAGVDNPKVVNSSSSNCGRSKDAVNDFSHDSDVPKSREVESVFLSSHKNRSSTALEDSFTKDTSKVSRLQSPGSARTNLHVDDTGLTSHRPKSGEVERLTSVSQANLVSTGDGHSLASVKYENFNGVQTVASSQVTSFPNPRIGLKTSMLKVVDQLRGSKLSKHLSLGIGGEGAEKYGDKGFFSYELFVKLYTWNKMELRPCGLVNCGNSCYANTVLQCLVFTPPLTAYFLQGLHSNACGKKGWCFTCEFESLIQKAKEGKSPLSPIGILSKLQNIGSQLGNGKEEDAHEFLRYAIDAMQSVCLLEAGVDASGSPEEETTLIGLTFGGCLRSKIRCARCQGKSERHERMMDLTVEIEGDIQTLEEALRRFTATEILEGDNKYQCSRCKSYEKAKKKLTILEAPNVLTIALKRFQSGKFGKLNKAIRFPEILDLAPYMSGTSDKSPVYKLFGVVVHLDIMNAAFSGHYVCYIKTVQNKWFKIDDSTVTPVELERVLTKGAYMLLYARCSPRAPKLIRNRMIPSDAKIKTIPSMVNGKNAIAKSTPRDNLANYESFYMKFHRIQRILEEDSSSDGYSFTSSNSDEGSCSTDSNRDSTSTDDFSDFIFGDSGRVWSNSDTSSLSSSSSPSPTYLRRSQITDPEHCAAGPPETSGSRAYCADSAMNHDGSDRRPNGSGRPVDLEGQESRIFLHSDSTTQCRKSVSRGSSSFRETDLEILGRNAPFNDVKSGVFRGRTS from the exons ATGCACGTCGCCGGGGATCTAGGGTTTTCTAGCTTAGTCCTTGTGTTCTGTCTGGTTTTTCCGGTGATCGGCCTCGTAATTCGCCGTAAATGGCGGTTTGCCTCAGCCAGGCAGGAGGAGATCAAGAGACTTCTGATTTTGGCGTCGACGGAGGCCAGAAGAGCCGAGGAGGAGGCCTTTGCTTCGTACGGCGTCCTCCCACCTCCTTCTACGAATTATCAGTGTGCTGTTTGCCTTTCACCCACCACTACGCGGTGTGCTCGCTGTAAAGCCGTTCGATACTG TTCTGGAAAGTGTCAAATTGTTCACTGGCGACAAGGTCACAAGGAAGAATGTCGTCCTCCTGGTGCTACTTGCAGGATTAACAATGGGGGAAATGATGGTGATCAGAAGGTTACTTCAGACCAACATGAGTCATTTGGTGAAAGATTTGAGATGGAATACCATGAATGCTCAAAACCTATTGAAAATGGTTACGGGGAATCTGCATTTTCCGGTTCAAGTTACTCTCCTGAAGTGTTACGTAGCAAGGACGAGGACATTAAGGTTGAGTTTGATGCTGTTGGTATCGCAACAGATTTGACTTCTGAATCATCTTCTACATCATTTTCTGGATTTTCTGCTACATCTAGTAGCAATGAATCATCTGATGATCTCTCTGTTAGTGAGAATGTTAGCTTAAATGAAAACGAGGGATCAACTGGATATCTGTCTGCTGAGACTTCTCATGCAATCAAGGTGGATCAGACTGAGTTTTTATCTTCGAATTTCACCAATTTAGTTGAGTCGGTAGATAGTTTTAATAAATTAGGTAAATTAAATAACAATAAATCTAGCTCCGGCAATAGAGGCAGCCCGCATGCCTCAAATAAGTCATCAGTTTTGAGTCAAACTCCCACATCTGAGAATTCAAATGCCAAGCCCTCTAAGATATCTGCTGGTTTCTGGGGAAGAGCGCTAGACACAAATAGGTCTCCAAGCCAGGCTTTCTCTGACACTGCTGTATCCAGTTCCAACAGAGCTGGTCGAGGAGTTTTATCTGATTCTGAGTCTTTGGCACCCTTTTCATTCAACTTTTCGGGAGATAATCTACATTTGCAGACAGAATATTCTGTGGAGAAAGATGTTGGAACCGGTGATGTTCTTCCAGCCTCCTGCGCAATCAATAAACCTGCAGATACTGCAGCCACTTCAGAAAATGCTGGTGTTGATAACCCAAAGGTCGTGAATTCCTCTTCCTCAAATTGTGGAAGATCTAAAGATGCAGTTAATGACTTCAGCCATGATTCAGATGTGCCCAAGTCCAGAGAAGTTGAATCTGTATTTTTGTCATCTCATAAAAATCGATCCTCTACTGCTCTGGAGGATTCATTTACTAAGGATACTTCAAAAGTTAGTAGATTGCAATCGCCTGGCTCTGCAAGGACAAATCTCCATGTTGATGACACTGGTCTTACTTCACATCGTCCCAAGTCAGGAGAAGTAGAAAGATTGACCAGTGTTTCTCAAGCTAATTTAGTGTCTACTGGCGATGGGCATTCTCTTGCCAGTGTGAAATATGAAAATTTCAATGGAGTTCAGACTGTTGCATCTTCTCAGGTTACAAGTTTTCCAAATCCTAGGATTGGTTTAAAAACATCTATGCTGAAGGTTGTGGATCAGCTTAGAGGATCTAAattgtcaaaacatctttcTTTAGGGATTGGGGGTGAAGGCGCTGAAAAATATGGTGACAAG GGGTTCTTCTCGTATGAATTATTTGTGAAGCTTTATACTTGGAACAAGATGGAACTGCGACCATGTGGCCTCGTCAACTGTGGAAACAG CTGTTATGCCAATACTGTGCTGCAATGTTTGGTGTTCACTCCTCCTTTGACTGCTTATTTTCTGCAAGGGCTCCATTCTAATGCCT GTGGAAAGAAAGGGTGGTGCTTCACTTGTGAGTTTGAAAGTCTAATACAGAAGGCAAAGGAAGGGAAATCCCCATTATCTCCAATAGGTATTCTATCTAAACTACAGAACATTGGAAGTCAGCTTGGTAATGGCAAAGAGGAAGATGCACATGAGTTTCTTAG GTATGCCATTGATGCTATGCAATCTGTGTGCCTCTTGGAAGCTGGGGTAGATGCATCAGGCTctccagaagaagaaacaactcTTATAGGCCTTACATTTGGAGGCTGCCTTCGGTCAAAG ATAAGATGTGCAAGATGCCAAGGTAAGTCGGAGCGACATGAAAGGATGATGGATCTTACAGTAGAAATAGAGGGGGATATACAAACCTTAGAAGAGGCACTTCGACGATTTACAGCTACTGAGATTTTGGAAGGAGATAACAAATACCAATGCAGCAG ATGTAAGTCCTATGAGAAGGCCAAAAAGAAGTTGACAATACTAGAGGCTCCTAATGTTCTGACTATAGCTTTGAAGCGATTTCAG TCAGGTAAATTTGGAAAGCTTAACAAGGCAATTCGGTTCCCGGAGATTCTTGACTTGGCACCATATATGAGTGGGACAAGTGATAAATCACCTGTATACAAGCTTTTTGGAGTGGTGGTTCACCTGGATATCATGAATGCTGCATTTTCTGGGCATTACGTGTGCTACATCAAAACTGTTCAAAACAAATGGTTCAAGATTGATGACAGCACT GTGACACCTGTAGAACTCGAGAGAGTGTTAACAAAAGGAGCATACATGCTACTTTACGCAAG GTGCTCCCCGAGGGCCCCAAAATTGATTAGGAACAGAATGATACCTTCTGATGCAAAGATCAAAACCATTCCTTCCATGGTGAATGGAAAAAATGCTATTGCAAAGTCTACTCCTCGAGATAATCTAGCCAACTACGAATCTTTCTATATGAAGTTCCACCGTATACAAAGGATTTTAGAAGAGGATTCTTCAAGTGATGGTTATTCTTTCACTAGCAGCAACTCTGATGAAGGTTCCTGCAGTACTGATAGCAACCGGGATTCTACCAGCACGGATGACTTTTCTGATTTCATATTTGGTGATTCAGGACGTGTTTGGAGCAACTCTGATACTTCATCTTTGTCTTCCTCGTCCTCTCCATCTCCTACGTACTTGAGACGTTCACAAATAACTGATCCTGAACACTGTGCTGCAGGACCCCCAGAAACAAGTGGGTCTCGAGCATATTGTGCTGATTCAGCCATGAATCATGATGGTTCGGATAGACGACCTAATGGTAGCGGCAGGCCGGTGGATTTGGAAGGCCAGGAAAGTCGTATCTTTTTGCATTCCGACTCTACTACACAGTGTAGAAAGTCAGTCAGTAGAGGTAGCAGTAGCTTTAGGGAGACCGACTTGGAGATATTAGGACGGAATGCCCCTTTCAATGATGTAAAGTCCGGTGTATTTAGAGGAAGAACAAGTTAA
- the LOC120011410 gene encoding AT-hook motif nuclear-localized protein 28-like, translating into MKGEYIEPHQQHRNEGIFSKLNPFSHHFPEDEDIAASAQSHKPNEPGNEGATIEIVRRPRGRPPGSKNKPNPPVIITREPEPAMSPFVLQVPGGNDVVDALSRFSGRRNLGLCVVTGSGSVDNVTLRQPSTTNPGATITFHGRFDILSINATFLPQTTSHPSPNIFTISLAGPQGQIVGGVVAGGLMAAGPVFLIATSFNNPSYYTLPPEEEAWNSVSGGGGGGDGHSPLVSGGCGESETPGDESRGMPVYSWNLGSDVIWAPTARLPPY; encoded by the exons ATGAAAGGCGAATACATAGAA CCTCATCAGCAACACAGAAACGAAGGCATCTTCTCCAAGCTCAACCCCTTCTCCCACCACTTCCCCGAAGACGAAGACATCGCCGCCTCGGCCCAATCCCACAAGCCCAACGAGCCCGGTAATGAGGGGGCCACCATTGAGATCGTTCGCCGGCCCAGAGGAAGGCCTCCCGGCTCCAAGAACAAGCCGAATCCGCCTGTTATTATTACTCGCGAGCCTGAACCAGCCATGAGTCCTTTTGTCCTACAAGTTCCTGGTGGAAACGACGTCGTTGATGCTTTATCCCGATTTTCTGGCCGTAGGAATCTCGGGCTGTGTGTTGTCACGGGATCGGGTTCCGTTGATAACGTCACTCTGCGTCAGCCCTCCACGACGAATCCCGGAGCTACCATCACGTTCCACGGTCGTTTCGACATACTCTCCATCAACGCCACGTTTCTTCCCCAAACGACGTCGCATCCGTCTCCTAATATCTTCACGATCTCGCTGGCGGGACCGCAGGGGCAAATCGTCGGTGGAGTGGTTGCAGGCGGGTTGATGGCTGCGGGTCCGGTGTTTTTAATTGCTACGTCGTTTAACAATCCGAGTTACTATACGTTACCGCCTGAGGAAGAGGCGTGGAACTCGGTTTCTGGCGGCGGAGGTGGAGGAGATGGACATTCTCCGTTGGTTTCCGGTGGATGTGGAGAGAGTGAGACTCCGGGAGATGAATCGCGAGGGATGCCTGTGTATAGTTGGAATTTGGGGTCTGATGTAATTTGGGCACCCACTGCAAGGCTACCGCCTTATTGA
- the LOC120011098 gene encoding uncharacterized protein LOC120011098: MAENTSRTEAERLLGIAEKLLGSRDLNGSREFSILAQETEPLLEGSDQILAISDVLIAAEKRVNNHHDWYSILQLDRRSADNELIRKQYRRLALLLHPDKNKFSFADQAFKLVADAWAVLSDAPKKMMYDSEMSLFSKIDLSNQPKSRVRKNQIQRPTSARKTSAESARNKQTASVNNDEDQRVRLSTFWTTCPYCYNLYEYPRVYEGCCLRCQNCQRAFHAALVSSLPPFVPGQEAYYCCWAFFPLGYTLGTAENGGKTTAKAAAEFPNWMPPMFAGEQNGGDQNGGGNGGTGAVAVDGREAVMEATDSNASRKRGRPRKNSF; the protein is encoded by the coding sequence ATGGCGGAAAATACTAGTAGAACTGAAGCAGAACGGCTGCTTGGAATTGCCGAGAAGCTCCTAGGATCGAGAGACCTCAACGGCTCTCGCGAGTTCTCAATCTTGGCACAAGAAACCGAACCCCTTTTAGAAGGGTCTGATCAGATCTTAGCCATCTCCGATGTGCTCATCGCCGCTGAGAAGCGCGTCAACAACCACCATGACTGGTATTCCATCTTGCAACTCGACCGGCGGTCCGCTGACAACGAACTCATCAGAAAGCAGTACCGCAGGCTCGCCCTTCTCCTCCATCCTGACAAGAACAAGTTCTCCTTCGCCGATCAGGCCTTCAAGTTAGTTGCAGATGCGTGGGCAGTCCTGTCAGATGCCCCAAAGAAGATGATGTACGATAGTGAAATGTCTCTGTTTTCGAAGATTGATTTGTCAAATCAACCGAAATCGCGAGTCCGGAAAAACCAGATTCAACGCCCAACCAGTGCAAGAAAGACTAGCGCTGAATCTGCGAGGAATAAGCAAACCGCGAGCGTAAACAACGACGAGGATCAGCGGGTGAGATTATCGACTTTCTGGACAACGTGTCCGTATTGTTACAATCTGTACGAGTACCCTAGGGTTTACGAGGGGTGTTGTTTGAGGTGCCAGAATTGTCAGAGGGCTTTTCATGCGGCGTTGGTTTCATCATTGCCGCCGTTTGTACCAGGGCAAGAGGCTTATTACTGCTGCTGGGCGTTCTTCCCACTCGGCTACACTTTGGGGACTGCGGAGAATGGAGGGAAGACTACAGCTAAAGCAGCAGCTGAGTTTCCCAATTGGATGCCGCCAATGTTTGCAGGCGAGCAAAACGGCGGTGATCAAAATGGTGGTGGTAATGGCGGCACTGGGGCAGTGGCGGTGGATGGAAGGGAAGCCGTGATGGAAGCTACTGACAGCAATGCCTCCAGAAAAAGGGGACGGCCTCGCAAGAATTCCTTTTAG
- the LOC120011099 gene encoding MADS-box protein JOINTLESS-like isoform X1: MARQKIKIKKIDNITARQVTFSKRRRGLFKKAEELSVLCDAEVALIVFSATGKLFDFASSSMKHMLSRYNLHTDNLNKLDRPSLELQLENTNHVRLKKDLAEKSHELRQMRGEDLQGLKIEELQQLEKVLEAGLSRVLQTKGERIFNEISALENKGAQLMEENELLKQEMEMQCKGKKVVVTDSDAAVQEEGLSSDQSANNVCSCSSGPPPEDDGSDTSLKLGLSLL; encoded by the exons atggCAAGacagaaaataaagataaagaagATAGACAATATAACAGCAAGGCAGGTGACATTCtctaagagaagaagagggctTTTCAAGAAGGCTGAAGAGCTTTCAGTTCTTTGTGATGCTGAGGTTGCTCTCATTGTTTTCTCTGCTACTGGAAAGCTCTTCGACTTTGCAAGCTCAAG CATGAAGCATATGCTATCAAGATATAACCTGCACACCGATAACCTCAACAAACTAGACCGCCCTTCCCTTGAATTGcag cTGGAAAATACCAATCATGTCAGATTGAAAAAAGATCTTGCTGAAAAAAGCCATGAactaag GCAGATGAGAGGGGAGGATCTGCAAGGATTGAAAATAGAAGAGCTGCAGCAGCTGGAGAAAGTTCTCGAAGCAGGACTTAGTCGTGTTCTCCAGACTAAG GGTGAAAGAATTTTTAATGAGATTTCTGCTCTTGAAAATAAG GGAGCTCAATTGATGGAGGAGAATGAGCTATTGAAACAGGAA ATGGAAATGCAGTGCAAGGGAAAGAAAGTTGTCGTTACAGATTCGGATGCAGCAGTTCAAGAAGAAGGCTTGTCGTCGGATCAGTCGGCAAACAATGTCTGTAGCTGCAGCAGTGGCCCTCCTCCTGAAGACGACGGCTCCGACACTTCTCTCAAATTAGG GCTCTCCCTTCTCTAG
- the LOC120011099 gene encoding MADS-box protein JOINTLESS-like isoform X2, producing MARQKIKIKKIDNITARQVTFSKRRRGLFKKAEELSVLCDAEVALIVFSATGKLFDFASSSMKHMLSRYNLHTDNLNKLDRPSLELQLENTNHVRLKKDLAEKSHELRQMRGEDLQGLKIEELQQLEKVLEAGLSRVLQTKGERIFNEISALENKMEMQCKGKKVVVTDSDAAVQEEGLSSDQSANNVCSCSSGPPPEDDGSDTSLKLGLSLL from the exons atggCAAGacagaaaataaagataaagaagATAGACAATATAACAGCAAGGCAGGTGACATTCtctaagagaagaagagggctTTTCAAGAAGGCTGAAGAGCTTTCAGTTCTTTGTGATGCTGAGGTTGCTCTCATTGTTTTCTCTGCTACTGGAAAGCTCTTCGACTTTGCAAGCTCAAG CATGAAGCATATGCTATCAAGATATAACCTGCACACCGATAACCTCAACAAACTAGACCGCCCTTCCCTTGAATTGcag cTGGAAAATACCAATCATGTCAGATTGAAAAAAGATCTTGCTGAAAAAAGCCATGAactaag GCAGATGAGAGGGGAGGATCTGCAAGGATTGAAAATAGAAGAGCTGCAGCAGCTGGAGAAAGTTCTCGAAGCAGGACTTAGTCGTGTTCTCCAGACTAAG GGTGAAAGAATTTTTAATGAGATTTCTGCTCTTGAAAATAAG ATGGAAATGCAGTGCAAGGGAAAGAAAGTTGTCGTTACAGATTCGGATGCAGCAGTTCAAGAAGAAGGCTTGTCGTCGGATCAGTCGGCAAACAATGTCTGTAGCTGCAGCAGTGGCCCTCCTCCTGAAGACGACGGCTCCGACACTTCTCTCAAATTAGG GCTCTCCCTTCTCTAG
- the LOC120010826 gene encoding probable ubiquitin-like-specific protease 2B — protein sequence MKDGLEVFDFTEQDELPEFAAKRISGKYKNPNIDDHEMYDFHECVAQGARVSKKDAVDALESDRSCNNDITYDHLSKGGDAFTIREGNSMLEVASQFRMINEPHHCAAILDNHERSEPLDVKSYADACSTESSPSSHADIAEDIVFPYGDESDNCFGELETDDINIVVDYVEYRGNYSTGGLVTFSGSGIKISYSSAHENQGTFNIERGIDDIIDIKSQHIQRFGPLMVKLCIFSRDTEQVDNGHDTSGVEEVQFAIFDPSWSNKQEKIIASNEKYSAIWDVEQYIDVTTDGDDFVREGHYFPNFDEAFEDVVYPEGDADAVSLNKSDVDLLQPETFVNDTIIDFYIKYLKNQIPDKEKHRFHFFNSFYFRKLADMDKDPSSASDGKAAFLRVRKWTRKMDIFGKDYIFIPVNFNLHWSLLVICHPGDVADFKAEGLAKSPRIPCILHMDSIKGTHTGLKNLIQSYLWEEWKERRKESSEAIYSKFLNLRFVPLELPQQENSFDCGLFLLHYLELFLAEAPSNFSPFKITKFCKFLNGDWFPPAEASLKRTSIQRLIFGVLEKRSQEVSSAECSDEPHHSEVCERETGVELLSKRCSPAVDCNGDLPSSQSDQGIEITLLSASSLRNSQCFNDTGLVFRELLEPGMSTGSLLAEYHSFDQPSSYYPLNSTISSLEDNPETGEQFVYLPSGGSPFQQITTVTTPQGSAIPYSFQGFGADGSWNPGFPVEDGVDSSPETSHEATDDLNDVGIIENGPPEEDVAANEKDITDQQSPSTENIVSVSSEILDPSVVEDSQDPDKIIVIEDSQVPDMMLGSKENGDLPSSEENTTVLFLRDPNMAEKRLHQETEMVGSVPVPCDDDVQITENGVVEESGGHVAKKLRLTSPAEGEDVIARSLPEEDF from the exons ATGAAGGACGGTTTGGAGGTTTTCGATTTCACGGAACAAGACGAGTTACCGGAATTTGCAGCGAAAAGAATTTCGGGAAAGTATAAAAACCCTAACATCGACGATCATGAGATGTACGATTTTCATGAATGCG TGGCCCAAGGAGCCAGAGTATCAAAGAAGGATGCTGTTGATGCTCTTGAAAGTGATCGGAGTTGCAACAATGATATTACATATGATCATCTGAGCAAAGGTGGAGATGCCTTCACCATTAGAGAAGGAAATTCTATGTTGGAGGTTGCTTCACAGTTTAGAATGATAAACGAACCTCATCATTGTGCTGCCATATTAGATAATCATGAACGT AGTGAGCCACTTGATGTGAAATCATATGCTGATGCATGCTCGACGGAGAGTTCTCCATCTAGTCATGCTGATATTGCCGAGGACATTG TGTTTCCATATGGCGATGAATCAGATAATTGCTTTGGTGAGCTGGAAACG GATGACATAAATATTGTGGTTGATTATGTTGAGTATCGCGGCAATTATTCTACAGGAGGCCTCGTAACTTTTTCCGGCAGTGGGATCAAAATTAGCTATTCAAGTGCACATGAAAACCAAGGAACCTTTAACATAGAAAGAGGAATTGACGATATTATTGATATTAAGTCCCAGCATATTCAAAGA TTTGGACCGCTTATGGTAAAGCTTTGCATATTCTCAAGGGATACTGAACAAGTTGACAATGGACATGACACTTCAG GCGTTGAGGAGGTACAATTTGCAATTTTTGATCCCAGCTGGTCCAATAAACAAGAAAAGATTATCGCATCAAACGAAAAATACTCTGCAATTTGGGATGTTGAGCAATA CATTGACGTGACAACGGATGGTGATGACTTTGTTAGAGAAGGGCATTATTTTCCCAA CTTTGACGAAGCTTTTGAAGACGTCGTCTATCCAGAAGGGGATGCAGATGCAGTTTCCCTTAATAAAAGCGACGTTGACCTACTGCAACCTGAAACATTTGTCAATGACACCATCATTGACTTTTACATCAA GTACTTGAAGAATCAGATCCCCGACAAGGAGAAACATAGGTTCCACTTTTTTAATAGTTTTTACTTCAGGAAGCTTGCTGATATGGACAAAGATCCATCTAGTGCTTCTGATGGCAAGGCAGCTTTCTTGCGTGTTCGTAAATGGACGAGAAAAATGGATATATTTGGAAAAGATTATATCTTTATTCCCGTTAATTTCAA TCTCCACTGGAGTTTATTGGTTATATGTCATCCTGGTGATGTGGCTGATTTTAAAG cTGAAGGCTTAGCCAAGTCACCCAGAATACCCTGTATACTGCATATGGATTCCATCAAAGGAACACATACTGGTCTGAAGAATCTCATTCAAAG TTATTTGTGGGAAGAGTGGAAGGAGAGGCGAAAGGAGTCGTCAGAAGCTATATATTCAAAATTCTTGAATTTGCGCTTTGTCCCACTTGAG CTGCCCCAGCAGGAAAATTCATTTGACTGTGGACTTTTCTTGCTTCACTACTTGGAGCTCTTCTTGGCAGAAGCTCCTTCCAATTTCAGTCCTTTCAAGATAACCAAGTTCTGTAAATTT CTCAATGGTGATTGGTTTCCACCCGCTGAGGCTTCACTAAAGCGTACTTCTATCCAGAGATTAATTTTTGGAGTCTTAGAAAAGCGTTCTCAGGAAGTATCTTCTGCAGAGTGCAGTGATGAGCCTCACCATTCTGAAGTTTGTGAGAGAGAAACTGGTGTGGAGTTACTTTCAAAGAGGTGCAGTCCCGCAGTAGACTGTAATGGTGATTTACCGTCTTCTCAATCTGACCAGGGGATTGAAATTACTCTCTTGTCAGCATCTTCTTTGAGGAATTCTCAGTGCTTTAATGATACAGGCTTGGTTTTCCGTGAGCTGCTTGAGCCTGGAATGAGTACTGGATCATTACTTGCGGAGTACCACTCCTTTGACCAGCCATCTTCTTACTACCCTCTTAATAGCACTATATCGTCATTAGAG GATAATCCAGAAACCGGAGAGCAGTTTGTTTATTTACCTTCTGGAGGATCTCCTTTTCAGCAAATCACAACTGTGACCACACCTCAAGGCAGTGCTATTCCATATTCATTCCAGGGTTTTGGAGCAGACGGATCTTGGAACCCAGGATTTCCAGTGGAAGATGGTGTTGATTCATCCCCAGAAACATCTCACGAAGCAACAGATGATTTAAATGATGTTGGGATCATTGAAAATGGCCCTCCAGAGGAAGATGTGGCTGCCAACGAAAAGGATATAACCGATCAACAGTCCCCATCAACGGAGAACATTGTGTCGGTGTCTAGTGAGATCCTGGATCCTTCCGTGGTTGAAGATTCTCAAGACCCTGATAAGATTATTGTCATTGAAGATTCTCAAGTCCCTGATATGATGCTTGGTAGCAAGGAAAATGGAgacctcccctccagtgaaGAAAACACAACTGTATTGTTTCTTCGAGACCCTAACATGGCAGAAAAGAGATTGCATCAAGAGACCGAAATGGTTGGCAGCGTGCCGGTCCCATGTGATGATGATGTGCAAATTACTGAAAATGGCGTAGTAGAAGAATCAGGCGGACATGTTGCAAAGAAACTACGGCTTACATCGCCTGCTGAGGGAGAGGATGTAATCGCCAGAAGCCTTCCAGAAGAGGATTTCTGA